One part of the Caproiciproducens sp. CPB-2 genome encodes these proteins:
- a CDS encoding family 1 encapsulin nanocompartment shell protein, with protein sequence MDYLSREGSPVPQELWKQIDAAVVESARRILAGRRFLHIFGPLGIGADSIAIDDADKIGEITKDGLTVTAGRKHVEIPTVYDDATLLAKDLESSRKSGYPVDLSAVMASAEACALKEDRLIFFGAEGLGYEGLLTAAGTNRIEKKDWSEGENAFTDIAAAIQLLTSKNVYGAYALAVSPDLYLQMQRIQPGTGLLEIERVKKLLNGNVVSSPVLGNDKAVLVCTGPRNIDLVIGQDLAAAYLEQRDLNHCFRILETVLLRIKRRQAIVVFE encoded by the coding sequence ATGGATTATCTTTCAAGAGAAGGTTCCCCGGTACCGCAGGAGCTTTGGAAACAAATTGACGCTGCCGTAGTGGAATCGGCGCGCCGTATTCTGGCGGGCAGAAGATTCTTACATATTTTCGGGCCTCTCGGCATCGGAGCGGACAGCATCGCGATTGACGACGCGGACAAAATCGGGGAAATCACCAAAGACGGACTGACGGTCACCGCCGGCAGAAAGCATGTGGAAATCCCCACCGTTTACGACGACGCCACCCTTTTGGCAAAAGATCTGGAAAGCAGCCGCAAATCCGGTTATCCGGTGGATTTATCCGCCGTTATGGCTTCCGCCGAGGCCTGCGCCCTGAAAGAGGACCGGCTGATTTTCTTCGGGGCCGAAGGACTGGGCTATGAAGGGCTTCTTACCGCAGCGGGAACAAACCGGATTGAAAAGAAAGACTGGTCCGAGGGAGAAAACGCGTTTACCGATATCGCCGCGGCAATCCAGCTGCTGACTTCTAAAAACGTTTACGGCGCTTATGCGCTTGCGGTCAGTCCCGACCTGTATCTGCAGATGCAGCGGATTCAGCCCGGAACGGGTTTATTGGAAATTGAGCGTGTGAAAAAGCTGCTGAACGGCAATGTTGTCAGCAGCCCTGTATTGGGAAATGACAAAGCGGTGCTCGTCTGCACCGGTCCGAGAAATATCGATCTGGTGATCGGACAGGACCTTGCAGCCGCTTATCTGGAGCAAAGGGACCTCAATCACTGCTTCCGTATTCTGGAGACCGTTCTGCTCCGCATCAAGCGCAGGCAGGCTATCGTCGTTTTTGAATGA
- a CDS encoding desulfoferrodoxin family protein has translation MSKVVFYRCEICGNMVALIRSGGGTLTCCGQNMTKLEANTTDAATEKHVPFITREDGKIKVQIGSTIHPMLPEHHIEWIALESGDRLEIAYLKPGMDPKAEFNDAESGTVYEYCNLHGLWKAEF, from the coding sequence ATGTCAAAAGTTGTTTTTTACCGCTGTGAGATTTGCGGCAATATGGTAGCGCTGATCAGGAGCGGCGGCGGCACACTCACCTGCTGCGGCCAGAACATGACGAAGCTGGAAGCAAACACCACCGACGCCGCGACCGAAAAGCACGTTCCGTTTATTACAAGGGAAGACGGAAAAATCAAAGTTCAGATCGGTTCCACCATTCACCCCATGCTCCCGGAGCATCATATTGAATGGATTGCGCTGGAGTCCGGCGACAGGCTGGAAATCGCCTACCTGAAGCCCGGCATGGACCCGAAGGCGGAGTTCAACGACGCCGAATCCGGCACGGTTTACGAGTACTGCAATCTTCACGGCCTTTGGAAAGCTGAATTCTAA
- a CDS encoding diaminopimelate decarboxylase, with amino-acid sequence MKNTFVNKEELEKIAAQFPTPFYLYDEKGIRENVRRLQKAFAWNSGFREYFAVKATPNPVILKIMKEEGCGVDCSSLTELMLSDAVGFHGQNIMFSSNETPPEEFVLAKKLGALINLDDFTHIDFLKSTAGIPETICCRFNPGGTFQISNAIMDTPGEAKYGFTREQLEQGFVKLKELGARRFGIHAFLASNTTDDGYYPTLAGILFRTAADIYRKTGVAVSFINLSGGVGIPYRPEQKPANIAKIGEGVHKAFEEILVPAGLKDVAIYTELGRFMLGPYGCLVTKAIHEKHIYKEYIGVDACAANLLRPAMYGAYHHITVMGKENAPCDHKYDIVGSLCENNDKFAIDRMFPKIDMGDLLMIHDAGAHGHAMGYNYNGRLRSAEVLLKEDGSAQLIRRAETPADYFATLDFLGLFPENGGHGKED; translated from the coding sequence TTGAAAAACACCTTCGTAAATAAGGAAGAACTTGAAAAGATCGCGGCCCAATTTCCGACTCCGTTTTATCTTTATGATGAAAAGGGGATCCGGGAAAACGTGCGCAGACTGCAGAAGGCTTTTGCGTGGAACAGCGGCTTCCGTGAGTATTTTGCGGTGAAGGCAACGCCCAACCCGGTCATTTTGAAAATCATGAAGGAAGAGGGCTGCGGGGTCGACTGTTCCTCGCTGACAGAGCTGATGCTTTCCGACGCGGTGGGTTTTCACGGACAGAACATCATGTTTTCGTCCAACGAAACGCCGCCCGAGGAATTTGTGCTGGCAAAAAAGCTTGGCGCTTTGATCAATCTGGACGATTTTACGCATATCGATTTTCTGAAATCCACGGCGGGCATTCCGGAAACCATCTGCTGCCGCTTCAATCCGGGCGGGACCTTTCAGATCAGCAACGCCATTATGGACACGCCGGGGGAAGCCAAATACGGCTTTACCCGCGAACAGCTGGAGCAGGGGTTTGTAAAGCTGAAGGAGCTGGGGGCCAGGCGCTTCGGCATCCACGCTTTCCTCGCCAGCAATACGACGGACGACGGGTATTACCCGACGCTGGCCGGTATCCTGTTCCGTACGGCCGCCGACATCTACCGTAAAACGGGCGTTGCTGTTTCCTTTATCAATCTGTCCGGCGGCGTAGGAATTCCCTACCGTCCGGAACAAAAACCGGCCAATATCGCAAAGATCGGGGAAGGCGTCCACAAAGCCTTTGAGGAGATCCTTGTTCCGGCGGGCCTGAAGGACGTGGCGATCTACACCGAGCTGGGACGCTTCATGCTTGGGCCGTACGGCTGTCTGGTGACGAAAGCGATCCACGAAAAACATATCTATAAGGAATATATCGGGGTGGACGCCTGCGCGGCCAACCTTCTGCGCCCCGCCATGTACGGCGCATACCACCATATTACGGTGATGGGGAAGGAAAACGCCCCCTGCGACCACAAATACGACATTGTCGGAAGCCTGTGTGAGAATAACGACAAATTTGCCATTGACCGTATGTTTCCGAAAATAGATATGGGGGACCTTCTAATGATCCATGACGCCGGCGCGCACGGCCATGCCATGGGCTACAACTACAACGGCAGGCTGCGTTCCGCGGAAGTGCTGCTGAAAGAGGACGGGTCGGCGCAGCTCATCCGCCGCGCGGAAACCCCGGCCGATTATTTCGCGACCCTTGATTTCCTGGGGCTGTTTCCGGAAAACGGCGGCCACGGGAAAGAAGATTGA
- a CDS encoding TrmB family transcriptional regulator, giving the protein MDLVELLGYYNLTRQESALYLLLCSEGKLTGYEAAKASGISRSNTYTALAGLVEKGAALVEEDTATHYLPVPVEEFCSNRIRRMQEYRELLVGAAPRRREAGEGYITVKGETNIMDKMKNMIDAAKERIYLAVSEQTLSLLLPQLCSALRRGLKVVIITDPPFDLEGTLVYHTKTERHQIRLIADSKSVLTGDIAAGSESTCLYSQKRNLVELFKEALKNEITLITVTKGS; this is encoded by the coding sequence ATGGATCTGGTGGAACTGCTGGGATATTACAATCTTACACGGCAGGAATCGGCCCTGTATCTTCTGCTCTGCTCCGAAGGAAAACTGACGGGATATGAGGCCGCGAAAGCGTCCGGCATATCCCGTTCCAATACCTATACGGCGCTGGCCGGTCTGGTTGAAAAAGGCGCGGCCCTTGTGGAGGAAGACACGGCCACCCATTATCTTCCCGTTCCGGTCGAGGAATTCTGCAGCAACCGTATCCGGCGCATGCAGGAATACCGGGAGCTGCTGGTGGGGGCGGCGCCCAGGCGCAGGGAAGCCGGGGAGGGGTACATCACCGTCAAGGGCGAGACCAACATCATGGATAAAATGAAAAACATGATCGACGCGGCGAAAGAGCGTATTTACCTTGCCGTGTCCGAACAGACGCTTTCTTTGCTTCTGCCGCAGCTCTGTTCGGCTTTGCGCCGGGGGCTGAAGGTCGTCATCATCACCGACCCTCCGTTTGATCTGGAGGGCACGCTGGTGTACCACACGAAAACCGAGCGGCATCAGATTCGCCTGATTGCCGATTCCAAAAGCGTTTTGACCGGCGATATCGCCGCGGGTTCCGAGTCCACCTGCCTGTATTCTCAAAAGCGCAATCTGGTTGAGCTTTTCAAAGAGGCGCTGAAAAATGAAATCACATTGATTACCGTAACGAAAGGGAGCTGA
- a CDS encoding methyl-accepting chemotaxis protein, translating into MKNLKIANKLILSFLAISLITVIVGAAGIYSMRQMEASSTKLFEQQTAPLPVMSDILLNLDRLRGLSRDYILYYDDQEELKTIVTNTEKYKKQYDNAVEQYEPTISTAATKELFAQTKTMFDEEFWPTFEAIVQETGRKNIGEAMTNLKKLMEINIKVTDNYTQCMQNRVSNAKANHDANQQLGDTMMLMMIVIILFGVFVSGGWGFWLARKLSRPVNEMAVAAESIAQGKLDVDVTYSSRDEIGSLARSLQSAAGTLKLYVADISDKLGRMAKGDMTADITQEYAGDFAPIKQALMQISDELNNTLAAIDTSAEQVNSGAAQVSDGSQELAQGATEQASSVEELAASVTEVSGKVSETADNVRVMAGYVKDTVAQVEQGNEQMRQMLSSMEEISNTSSEIGKIIKVIDDIAFQTNILALNAAVEAARAGSAGKGFAVVADEVRNLASKSANAAKQTTSLIEGSIQSVKNGTAIAGRTAKELNEIAAKVGLVGETIVKIDMASSDQAAAIEQITTGVDQVSAVVQTNSATAEESAAASEELSAQADMLRKLVGAFQLKKRKFTVIEGGPETGAKAEKNLSDLTAEAAGQKY; encoded by the coding sequence ATGAAAAATCTTAAAATCGCAAATAAGCTGATCCTGTCGTTTCTGGCGATATCCTTGATTACGGTCATTGTCGGCGCCGCCGGCATTTACAGTATGCGGCAAATGGAAGCTTCCAGTACAAAGCTCTTTGAGCAGCAGACCGCGCCGCTGCCGGTTATGTCGGATATCCTTTTGAATCTCGACCGTTTAAGAGGACTGTCCAGAGATTATATATTGTACTATGACGATCAGGAAGAGCTAAAAACCATTGTCACAAATACCGAAAAATATAAAAAGCAATATGACAATGCGGTTGAACAGTATGAACCGACTATTTCGACGGCGGCTACGAAAGAGCTGTTTGCCCAGACGAAAACCATGTTTGACGAGGAATTCTGGCCGACCTTTGAAGCCATCGTTCAGGAAACCGGGCGGAAGAATATCGGTGAAGCCATGACCAACCTGAAAAAGCTGATGGAAATCAACATCAAGGTGACCGATAATTACACTCAGTGCATGCAGAATCGGGTCAGTAACGCAAAGGCGAACCACGATGCCAATCAGCAGCTTGGGGATACGATGATGCTCATGATGATTGTAATTATTCTTTTCGGAGTCTTCGTTTCCGGCGGCTGGGGCTTCTGGCTGGCCCGGAAGTTGAGCAGGCCGGTCAATGAAATGGCCGTCGCCGCCGAGAGCATCGCGCAGGGAAAGCTTGACGTAGATGTTACCTATTCCTCCAGAGATGAAATCGGTTCTCTTGCCCGGTCGCTGCAGTCGGCCGCCGGGACCCTTAAGCTGTATGTCGCGGATATTTCGGACAAGCTGGGACGTATGGCAAAGGGGGATATGACCGCGGATATTACACAGGAATATGCGGGGGATTTTGCTCCGATCAAACAGGCGCTGATGCAGATTTCCGACGAGCTGAACAATACTCTCGCAGCCATCGATACCTCTGCGGAACAGGTCAACAGCGGAGCGGCCCAGGTTTCCGACGGTTCTCAGGAGCTTGCGCAGGGCGCGACAGAGCAGGCAAGCTCCGTGGAAGAGCTGGCGGCCTCCGTTACCGAGGTTTCCGGAAAAGTCAGCGAGACGGCGGATAATGTCAGGGTAATGGCGGGTTACGTAAAAGATACCGTCGCACAGGTAGAACAGGGCAACGAACAGATGCGGCAGATGCTCTCTTCCATGGAAGAAATCAGCAATACTTCCAGTGAGATCGGAAAAATCATCAAGGTGATCGACGACATTGCGTTCCAGACCAATATCCTTGCCCTGAACGCCGCCGTGGAAGCGGCAAGGGCCGGCAGCGCCGGAAAAGGGTTTGCCGTGGTGGCCGACGAGGTGCGGAATCTGGCAAGCAAGTCCGCCAACGCGGCCAAGCAGACCACCAGCCTGATCGAGGGTTCCATCCAGAGCGTGAAAAACGGAACCGCTATCGCCGGGCGTACGGCGAAAGAACTGAATGAGATCGCGGCCAAGGTGGGGCTTGTGGGAGAAACGATCGTCAAAATCGATATGGCCTCTTCCGATCAGGCCGCCGCGATCGAACAGATTACAACCGGCGTGGATCAGGTTTCCGCGGTCGTTCAGACGAATTCCGCCACGGCGGAGGAAAGCGCGGCGGCGAGCGAAGAACTGTCCGCACAGGCGGATATGCTCAGGAAGCTGGTCGGCGCTTTTCAGCTGAAAAAGAGAAAGTTCACGGTGATCGAAGGAGGCCCGGAAACCGGCGCGAAAGCTGAAAAAAATCTTTCAGACCTGACGGCGGAGGCGGCGGGCCAGAAATATTAA
- a CDS encoding LexA family protein, whose amino-acid sequence MNRIKILRMKNKLKQQELSKIINVSQASLSGYESGKYEPDNKTLLNLAAFFGVTTDYLLGKDSVPDPPGTSKKIPVLRGLRAERSAESAKDVVGYEEISEEMARQGDFFAIKMRGDSMEPRIQDGDTVIVQIRSAVETGDIAVVSIRGDEATIKKIAKYESGITLIPYNPKYELVSFSTEDLTRLPVVILGKAVQLRGKC is encoded by the coding sequence TTGAATCGAATCAAAATACTAAGAATGAAAAATAAATTGAAGCAGCAAGAGCTATCCAAAATCATCAATGTCAGCCAGGCGTCCCTCTCCGGATACGAAAGCGGAAAGTACGAACCCGACAACAAAACCCTGCTGAACCTGGCGGCTTTTTTCGGCGTAACCACGGATTATCTGCTGGGAAAGGACTCTGTTCCCGACCCGCCCGGCACCTCCAAAAAAATACCCGTGCTCCGGGGCCTCCGCGCGGAGAGGTCGGCCGAATCCGCGAAAGATGTGGTAGGATATGAGGAAATCAGCGAAGAAATGGCAAGACAGGGGGATTTTTTCGCAATCAAGATGCGGGGGGACAGTATGGAGCCGCGCATTCAGGACGGCGACACCGTGATCGTACAGATTCGCTCCGCGGTGGAAACCGGGGACATTGCGGTTGTTTCCATCAGAGGGGACGAAGCGACCATTAAAAAAATAGCAAAATATGAAAGCGGGATCACCCTGATTCCCTATAACCCCAAATATGAACTGGTCTCCTTTTCAACGGAAGATCTAACCAGGCTGCCGGTCGTCATTCTTGGCAAGGCGGTACAATTAAGAGGAAAGTGTTAG
- a CDS encoding FadR/GntR family transcriptional regulator, which yields MKTKEKSLAENIADDIVARITIDKKYSVGDKLPNENELSADLKVSRTTLREAIRILVAHSILEIRRGKGTYVKDNQAMDRGIDLNTLSAFPMDVKDLYEMRLIFEPQSAYLAAKRASGKELERILHYGRLEEDLILKKQDRTEIEQAFHKSIAKATHNEFMNRLMPILYQAIGKGVILSNAREEIVRNTLNDHRMIMEFLSKRDALGAKTAMELHIIHAMRGFGITEE from the coding sequence ATGAAGACAAAAGAAAAAAGCCTTGCGGAAAATATCGCGGACGATATTGTCGCAAGGATCACCATTGATAAAAAATATTCGGTCGGAGACAAGCTGCCCAATGAAAACGAGCTGTCCGCCGACTTAAAGGTCAGCCGGACCACCCTGCGGGAAGCGATCCGTATTTTGGTGGCGCACAGCATATTGGAAATCCGCCGCGGAAAGGGCACCTATGTCAAAGACAATCAGGCCATGGACCGGGGAATCGACCTGAACACGCTTTCCGCTTTCCCGATGGATGTGAAGGACCTGTATGAAATGCGCCTGATCTTTGAGCCGCAGTCCGCCTACCTTGCCGCTAAAAGGGCCTCCGGCAAGGAACTGGAGCGCATTCTGCACTACGGCAGGCTGGAGGAAGACCTGATTTTAAAGAAGCAGGACCGGACGGAGATAGAACAGGCCTTTCACAAGTCCATCGCAAAGGCGACCCACAACGAATTTATGAACCGCCTGATGCCCATCCTGTATCAGGCCATCGGCAAGGGCGTGATTTTGTCCAACGCCAGAGAAGAGATCGTGCGGAACACGCTGAACGATCACCGCATGATTATGGAATTTTTATCGAAGCGGGACGCATTG